One genomic segment of Desulfosoma caldarium includes these proteins:
- a CDS encoding MBL fold metallo-hydrolase — MKTFEKEDPRLEGIGWVPDSGPCSGVYVLARGRVLIDAGNMMGLVDHLEEMAPLDSLAHILLTHTHFDHVGGMAEIYQRTAPDVFVHAVAREYARLLRSPFPEFFQALEDAGKIHRVHDGQEIEGTGLKALHAPGHTAGDLCFYHEEAQALFSGDAVLPFRLRFSAILSKPDDLCGGRLQDKVKSLRRLLGLPVKHLFPGHGEPVLHTGANQIKIALVTLYQTLYENPPEKAWLLMAQDLADIGQPEEAAECLKKARALAPASQDVARVSELLGLSA, encoded by the coding sequence GTGAAGACGTTTGAAAAGGAAGATCCTCGACTGGAAGGGATCGGCTGGGTGCCCGATTCGGGACCGTGCTCGGGCGTGTACGTGTTGGCGCGCGGCCGGGTTCTCATCGATGCGGGCAACATGATGGGGCTCGTGGATCATCTGGAAGAGATGGCTCCTTTGGACTCCTTGGCGCACATTCTTTTGACCCACACCCACTTTGACCATGTGGGGGGGATGGCGGAAATTTATCAAAGAACCGCGCCCGATGTGTTTGTGCATGCGGTGGCGAGGGAATACGCGAGGTTGCTGCGTTCGCCTTTTCCGGAATTTTTTCAGGCCCTTGAAGATGCGGGAAAAATTCACAGGGTTCACGACGGCCAGGAGATTGAAGGGACGGGATTGAAGGCTTTGCATGCGCCGGGGCACACGGCGGGTGATCTGTGTTTTTATCATGAAGAGGCGCAGGCTCTTTTCAGCGGCGATGCGGTGCTGCCTTTTCGCCTGCGCTTCTCGGCGATTCTTTCCAAGCCGGATGATCTTTGTGGGGGCCGCCTACAGGACAAGGTGAAGAGTCTTCGACGACTCCTAGGCTTACCCGTCAAGCACCTCTTTCCTGGGCATGGCGAACCCGTGCTTCATACAGGAGCGAACCAGATCAAGATCGCTTTAGTGACCCTTTACCAGACCCTTTATGAAAATCCTCCCGAGAAAGCGTGGCTTCTCATGGCCCAGGATCTGGCCGACATCGGGCAGCCTGAGGAAGCTGCGGAATGCCTCAAAAAAGCCAGAGCCCTGGCTCCAGCCTCCCAAGACGTGGCGCGGGTGAGCGAGTTGTTAGGCCTCAGCGCGTAG
- a CDS encoding Hsp20/alpha crystallin family protein, which yields MALLRWSDQADLFRPFEEMEREMDRLRREMDRLFAGFRGIRPLRMGVFPLLNVSEDKDNLYVRAELPGIQASDLDISVEGDTLTLRGERKSHEAEENVSYHRREREFGRFRRSLTLPTRIDVDKVEAVFQNGILKITLPKAEEVRPKQIAVKTV from the coding sequence ATGGCATTGCTGCGTTGGTCCGACCAAGCAGATCTCTTTCGACCTTTTGAGGAAATGGAACGTGAAATGGATCGGCTTCGTCGCGAGATGGATCGCCTCTTCGCGGGATTTCGGGGTATTCGCCCGTTAAGGATGGGCGTTTTCCCTCTGCTGAACGTCAGTGAGGACAAGGACAATCTTTATGTGCGCGCTGAACTTCCCGGAATTCAGGCGAGTGATCTCGACATTTCGGTGGAAGGGGACACCCTGACGCTTCGTGGGGAGCGCAAGAGCCATGAAGCCGAGGAAAACGTGAGTTATCACCGCCGAGAAAGGGAATTCGGCCGGTTCCGTCGAAGCTTGACGTTGCCGACGCGCATTGACGTGGATAAGGTGGAGGCGGTGTTTCAGAACGGCATTCTGAAGATTACACTGCCTAAGGCCGAGGAAGTCCGACCGAAACAGATCGCTGTCAAAACCGTTTGA
- a CDS encoding Hsp20/alpha crystallin family protein has protein sequence MADKDLQVREKQEVQTQAETTRNIPVYIPAVDIYETQDALKLVADMPGVSPENVDIDLRDDQLTIRGTVTLEGEGETMLLREYGVGDYFRQFTLGRVIDQSKIEAAMKNGVLTLTLPKVDKAKPRKVEVKIA, from the coding sequence ATGGCCGACAAGGACCTTCAGGTAAGGGAAAAACAGGAAGTGCAGACCCAAGCGGAAACCACTCGAAACATTCCCGTCTACATTCCGGCGGTGGATATTTACGAAACGCAGGATGCTCTGAAGCTTGTGGCGGACATGCCTGGTGTTTCGCCGGAAAATGTGGATATTGATCTTCGCGACGATCAGCTGACGATTCGCGGCACGGTGACTTTAGAAGGTGAAGGGGAAACAATGTTGCTTCGCGAATACGGGGTGGGCGACTATTTCCGGCAATTCACTCTGGGTCGCGTCATCGATCAATCCAAGATCGAAGCAGCCATGAAGAACGGGGTCTTGACCCTCACCCTGCCCAAGGTGGACAAAGCCAAACCGAGAAAGGTGGAGGTCAAGATCGCCTGA